A part of Stigmatopora nigra isolate UIUO_SnigA unplaced genomic scaffold, RoL_Snig_1.1 HiC_scaffold_25, whole genome shotgun sequence genomic DNA contains:
- the ciartb gene encoding uncharacterized protein ciartb: MSATDSDNSIDWLASDTDDSNSEHESERSRKPSGEASARAPRSEPWNRDAADPPRDKMKRRRSFTEEEDGGGGGRLLSSPSDKGRLFTRKCMELQCYIQPLSSILNGLRSGRYRERLSTFQESVAMDRIQRILGVLHKPYLGENYISIILKMEEMLKSWFPNVKAQEVHLHLTKKLKPSPPTTATPIPASPSAATAAKPLRVTDLTPPGSYSANNLKWLHTSPICSPKAAAPPLRDLTQDSAVSSSTDGPAHRDSATEAPPPPAKINAPCLERLLKSTESIICRKGTSGTTPDDGWS, encoded by the exons ATGTCTGCTACGGATTCGGACAACTCCATCGACTGGCTGGCCAGCGACACCGACGACAGCAACAGCGAACACGAGTCGGAGAGGAGCCGCAAGCCGTCGGGCGAAGCGTCCGCCAGGGCACCGCGCTCCGAGCCATGGAACCGGGACGCCGCGGACCCCCCGCGCGACAAGATGAAGCGACGCCGTAGTTTCACCGAGGAAGaggacggaggaggaggaggacgcctGCTTTCCAGTCCCTCCGACAAGGGACGCCTTTTTACCCGCAAG TGCATGGAGCTGCAATGCTACATCCAGCCGCTGTCGTCCATCTTGAACGGCCTTCGTTCGGGAAGATACCGAGAAC GACTCAGCACTTTCCAAGAGAGCGTGGCCATGGACAGAATTCAAAGGATCCTGGGGGTTCTACACAAGCCTTACTTGGG GGAGAACTacattagcatcattctgaaAATGGAGGAAATGTTGAAAAGTTGGTTCCCCAACGTGAAAGCGCAAGAAGTGCATCTTCATCTTACCAAGAAACTCAAG CCTTCCCCCCCAACGACGGCAACGCCGATCCCGGCCTCCCCGAGCGCCGCCACGGCCGCCAAACCCCTACGAGTCACCGACTTGACGCCCCCCGGATCTTACTCGGCCAACAACCTGAAATGGCTCCACACGTCGCCCATCTGCTCGCCCAAAGCGGCGGCGCCGCCCCTCAGAGACCTAACGCAGGACAGCGCCGTGTCGTCCAGCACGGACGGCCCCGCCCACCGAGACTCTGCGACCGAGGCCCCGCCCCCGCCGGCCAAAATCAACGCGCCGTGTCTGGAGCGGCTCCTCAAATCCACGGAAAGCATTATTTGCCGTAAAGGGACGTCGGGGACGACGCCAGACGACGGCTGGTCCTAG
- the fbxl22 gene encoding LOW QUALITY PROTEIN: F-box and leucine-rich protein 22 (The sequence of the model RefSeq protein was modified relative to this genomic sequence to represent the inferred CDS: deleted 1 base in 1 codon), giving the protein MDLLGLNHQCLLHLFSFLDKDSRKSLSLTCAALRDVYLDPRLWRLLRFSSLSQLRRDNFVLGPSLRHLSICWYSSRVLQVCNVEDWSKSSFQRDICARHHTLVADFLASVHRTCPNLLTLKLSGCGHLTDQDVLLLLDQCGRLRQLHLENCVRITDRVLDAVASGGGAGLEELRVDFCRNVTAEGLGSVREKRPRLKMGAVRSATMIPDRKPEERAPPLARTLRKLLNVS; this is encoded by the exons ATGGATCTCCTCGGGCTCAACCACCAGTGTCTCCTGCACCTTTTCTCCTTCCTGGATAAGGACAGCCGCAAGAGTTTGTCCCTGACCTGCGCGGCGTTGCGGGACGTCTATCTGGACCCCCGTTTGTGGCGTCTGCTGCGTTTCAGTTCGCTGTCGCAG TTAAGGAGGGACAACTTTGTGTTGGGGCCGTCGCTACGTCAcctgtccatctgctggtactCCAGCCGGGTCCTGCAGGTCTGCAACGTGGAGGACTGGTCCAAGAGTTCCTTTCAGAGGGACATTTGCGCCAGGCATCACACGCTGGTCGCTGACTTCCTGGCCAGCGTCCATCGCAC GTGCCCCAACCTCCTCACCTTGAAGCTGTCCGGCTGCGGACACCTGACGGACCAAGACGTTCTCCTCCTGTTGGACCAATGCGGGCGCTTGCGTCAACTCCACTTGGAGAACTGCGTCCGCATCACCGACCGCGTCCTGGACGCGGTggcgtccggcggcggcgccggcctGGAGGAGCTCCGGGTGGACTTTTGCAGGAACGTGACGGCCGAGGGGCTTGGTTCTGTCAGAGAGAAGAGACCCCGTTTAAAGATGGGCGCCGTGAGGAGCGCCACCATGATACCGGACAGGAAACCCGAAGAGAGGGCGCCACCGCTGGCCAGGACCTTGCGGAAACTTCTCAACGTCTCCTGA